The proteins below come from a single Fodinicola acaciae genomic window:
- a CDS encoding DUF2961 domain-containing protein, whose protein sequence is MARSRTSRFLVLLGAAVLLVAGLLPAAGNAAVAPRALPNGGKGPVGWQSYRDLNQLPSVPVGVQTRQFSSFDRDGGNDDWMPGPSVCLRQTSTGCVIAEDSGAGEISSIWFTQNSGDVSATGIITIELDGTTVLRDSLQNVVNGGRGAPFVYPLVANADKSSGGVYIKVPMPYRTTMRVTTQNVPNYYHVDYRHFNDAVGVTTFDPSDQAQDVLSMLNGVGTKDPKPPVSGAVTATNTVNVPAGGTATVASLTGPGTVRALRLNVPNRTPALLSALHLRITFDNRQTVDSPVSEFFGAGLVEFNVRALMYGIDTSTGWYSAWWPMPYWQSARIDLVNTSSAAVNGIQTEVTSVAQVAGTQTDLGYFTTQSRRGDTTDGQDWIFADAAGSGKFVGVSQTFRAHYNGRDYLEGDERGYVDSALSPNLYGTGTEDFYESGWYFNRGIFSNPFNANTAHLLAGANCANECDAAYRLMIADAVPYTSSLRFGIEHGPHNDRFADYGSTAFLYTQPTVSAARTDSIEVGDATSRGAHSYTDSGATQYSLTGAYDGDFDNETGPEVFRSATGNVSFTVAVDPANTGVVLRRTADQRSSLQSVDVQVDGTAAGRWTQMLGNGYKNLLADTYALPAALTTGKSSITVTLVATGGPAWTAARYAVDSLVGPRMDTQAPAAPAVVASPPRAHAVQLTWAPPADNVGAALYRIYGAKSGATPALLGTSRLASFTYGPVPPGEQWRFQVVAVDAAGNASAMSSAVTGTTKVATHSDFNGDGKDDIVTFTAGGAAYVSFSDPANKKFAQDGWLWSTSIPAGISLTGDVDGDGKADVITFTRGDAADVYVSLSTGTGFAAPKKWHDHFCVGTEIPAVGDVDGDGKDDVITFTRGTAADVYVSLSDGTKFVQDGWKWHDHFAVDNEFPAVGDVNGDGKADIVTFTRNASGQVYTALSDGTSFVQDGWLWSSGTVLAGEVATVADANGDGRDDVVTFTRGTTADVFVSASNGTSFAGRAKWHDWFGANDEQVGTGDFNGDGVSDVVTFTRGDTADVYVALSDRTQFLGTGEKWHDHFAVGTETPRPTILIP, encoded by the coding sequence ATGGCTCGGTCTCGTACGTCCCGATTCCTGGTGCTTCTCGGCGCCGCCGTGTTGCTCGTCGCCGGCTTGCTGCCAGCGGCTGGCAACGCGGCGGTCGCGCCGCGTGCTCTGCCCAACGGCGGGAAGGGGCCGGTCGGCTGGCAGAGCTATCGCGACCTCAACCAGCTGCCATCCGTGCCGGTCGGCGTACAGACCAGGCAGTTCTCCTCCTTCGACCGCGACGGCGGCAACGACGACTGGATGCCGGGTCCGTCGGTGTGCCTGCGCCAGACGAGTACGGGATGCGTCATCGCCGAGGACTCCGGCGCGGGGGAGATCTCCTCGATCTGGTTCACCCAGAACAGCGGCGACGTGTCGGCGACCGGCATCATCACGATCGAGCTGGACGGCACCACGGTTTTGCGTGACTCGCTGCAAAATGTGGTCAATGGTGGCCGCGGCGCGCCGTTCGTCTATCCGTTGGTTGCCAATGCCGACAAAAGTTCCGGCGGCGTCTACATCAAGGTGCCGATGCCTTATCGCACAACGATGCGCGTGACAACGCAGAACGTGCCCAACTACTACCACGTCGACTACCGGCATTTCAACGACGCGGTCGGGGTCACGACCTTCGATCCGAGCGACCAGGCGCAGGACGTGCTGAGCATGCTCAACGGTGTCGGTACGAAGGACCCGAAGCCGCCGGTTTCCGGTGCCGTCACGGCAACCAACACCGTCAACGTGCCGGCCGGCGGCACCGCGACGGTCGCGAGCCTGACCGGTCCGGGCACCGTACGCGCGTTGCGGCTCAACGTGCCCAACCGCACGCCGGCCCTGCTTTCGGCTCTGCACCTGCGGATCACCTTCGACAACCGGCAGACGGTCGACTCGCCGGTGTCCGAGTTCTTCGGCGCCGGCCTGGTGGAGTTCAACGTACGCGCGTTGATGTACGGCATCGACACCTCGACCGGTTGGTATTCGGCATGGTGGCCGATGCCCTATTGGCAGTCGGCGCGGATCGACCTGGTCAACACCTCGTCGGCGGCGGTGAACGGCATTCAAACCGAGGTCACCTCGGTCGCGCAGGTGGCGGGCACGCAGACCGATCTTGGCTATTTCACCACGCAGTCGCGGCGCGGTGACACCACCGACGGCCAGGACTGGATCTTCGCCGACGCCGCCGGCAGCGGCAAGTTCGTTGGCGTTTCGCAGACTTTCCGCGCTCATTACAACGGCCGTGACTATCTCGAAGGTGACGAGCGCGGGTACGTCGACTCCGCCCTGTCGCCGAACCTCTACGGCACCGGCACCGAGGATTTCTACGAGAGCGGCTGGTATTTCAACCGCGGCATCTTCTCCAACCCGTTCAACGCAAACACCGCTCACCTGCTGGCCGGCGCCAACTGTGCCAACGAATGCGACGCGGCGTACCGGCTGATGATCGCCGACGCCGTGCCATACACCAGCTCGCTGCGCTTCGGCATCGAGCACGGACCGCACAATGACCGGTTCGCCGACTATGGTTCCACGGCCTTCCTTTACACACAGCCAACAGTGAGCGCAGCGCGTACCGACTCGATAGAGGTCGGCGACGCGACGAGCCGCGGCGCGCATTCCTACACCGACTCCGGTGCCACGCAGTATTCGCTGACCGGCGCGTACGACGGTGACTTCGACAATGAGACGGGTCCGGAGGTTTTCCGTTCCGCGACCGGAAATGTCTCCTTCACCGTCGCGGTCGATCCGGCCAACACCGGTGTCGTCCTGAGGCGTACGGCCGATCAGCGGTCGTCGCTGCAGAGCGTGGACGTACAGGTGGATGGCACGGCGGCTGGCCGGTGGACCCAGATGCTGGGGAACGGCTACAAAAACCTGCTGGCCGACACGTACGCGCTGCCGGCGGCATTGACGACCGGAAAGTCGTCGATCACGGTGACCCTGGTGGCGACCGGCGGTCCGGCCTGGACGGCGGCGCGTTATGCCGTCGATTCCCTGGTCGGTCCGCGGATGGACACGCAGGCGCCGGCCGCGCCGGCGGTGGTCGCCAGCCCACCGCGTGCGCACGCCGTACAGCTGACCTGGGCACCGCCGGCGGACAATGTTGGAGCGGCCCTGTATCGCATCTATGGCGCGAAATCCGGTGCCACACCCGCACTGCTCGGCACCTCGCGGCTGGCGTCTTTCACCTATGGTCCGGTGCCGCCAGGCGAGCAGTGGCGCTTCCAGGTCGTCGCGGTGGACGCCGCCGGCAACGCTTCCGCGATGTCCAGCGCGGTCACCGGGACCACGAAGGTCGCGACACACAGCGACTTCAACGGTGACGGCAAGGACGACATCGTCACCTTCACCGCCGGTGGCGCGGCGTACGTCTCTTTCTCCGACCCTGCCAACAAAAAGTTCGCGCAGGACGGCTGGCTGTGGTCCACCTCGATCCCGGCCGGCATTTCGCTGACCGGGGATGTCGATGGCGACGGAAAAGCCGACGTCATCACGTTCACCAGAGGAGACGCGGCCGACGTCTACGTCTCGCTCTCGACCGGCACCGGTTTCGCGGCGCCGAAGAAGTGGCACGATCATTTCTGTGTTGGCACGGAAATCCCGGCGGTCGGTGACGTCGACGGCGACGGCAAGGACGACGTCATCACCTTCACTCGCGGCACGGCGGCGGACGTTTACGTTTCGCTTTCCGACGGCACGAAATTCGTCCAGGACGGGTGGAAATGGCACGACCATTTCGCCGTGGACAACGAATTTCCAGCGGTCGGCGACGTGAACGGTGACGGCAAGGCGGACATCGTCACCTTCACGCGCAACGCCAGCGGTCAGGTCTACACCGCGCTGTCCGACGGCACGTCCTTCGTGCAGGACGGCTGGCTGTGGAGCAGCGGCACCGTACTCGCCGGCGAGGTCGCCACCGTCGCCGACGCCAACGGTGACGGCCGCGACGACGTGGTGACCTTCACCCGCGGCACGACGGCCGACGTGTTCGTATCAGCGTCCAATGGCACCAGCTTCGCCGGTCGCGCGAAGTGGCACGACTGGTTTGGCGCGAACGACGAACAGGTCGGCACAGGCGACTTCAACGGCGACGGCGTCAGCGACGTGGTCACGTTCACGCGCGGCGACACGGCGGACGTGTATGTGGCGTTGTCCGACCGTACGCAGTTCCTCGGCACCGGCGAGAAATGGCACGACCACTTCGCCGTCGGCACCGAGACGCCCCGACCAACCATCCTCATCCCCTGA
- a CDS encoding class I SAM-dependent methyltransferase encodes MDWSEWHRAYDEPDSHLSQRLRIVRERIREVLDTAPPGPLTAVSICAGQGRDLLEVLAHHPRREDVRARLVELDPELAAYAGRKAPPAVEVVTGDASLLDQYAGFAPADLVIACGIFGNITEDDIRQAVGCLDQLCRTGGSVIWTRHRREPDLVPTICRWFEEAGFELRWVSGPAGGYGVAMHRFTGTPRPLVTGERMFTFVGHDAL; translated from the coding sequence ATGGATTGGAGCGAGTGGCATCGCGCGTACGACGAGCCCGACTCACACCTCTCGCAGCGGCTGCGGATCGTGCGGGAGCGGATCCGCGAGGTGCTGGACACCGCGCCACCCGGCCCACTTACCGCGGTCAGCATTTGCGCTGGCCAGGGCCGTGATCTCCTGGAGGTGTTGGCGCACCATCCGCGGCGCGAGGACGTACGTGCCCGGCTCGTCGAGCTCGATCCGGAGCTTGCCGCGTACGCGGGACGGAAGGCGCCGCCCGCCGTCGAGGTGGTGACCGGCGACGCGTCGCTGCTCGACCAGTACGCCGGTTTCGCACCGGCCGACCTGGTCATCGCCTGCGGCATCTTCGGCAACATCACCGAGGACGACATCCGGCAGGCGGTCGGCTGCCTCGACCAGCTGTGCCGCACCGGCGGCTCGGTGATCTGGACACGCCACCGCCGCGAGCCGGACCTGGTGCCGACGATCTGCCGGTGGTTCGAGGAGGCCGGCTTCGAGCTGCGCTGGGTCAGCGGTCCGGCCGGTGGCTATGGCGTCGCGATGCACCGGTTCACCGGCACGCCGCGGCCGCTGGTGACCGGCGAGCGGATGTTCACCTTCGTCGGCCACGACGCGCTCTGA
- the ctaD gene encoding cytochrome c oxidase subunit I, producing MLSLIRTTDAKTIGILYMVTSFLFFAIGGLLALLMRAELARPGLQFLTNEQYNQLFTMHGTIMLLLFATPMVFAFANYIVPLQIGSPDVAFPRLNAFSFWLFAFGGTIVVLGFITPGGAADFGWFAYAPLNSAVNSPGAGADMWIVGLMISGLGTILGSVNMVTTIMTLRAPGMTMFRMPIFTWNILITALLALMVFPVLAAMLAALTADRHLGARVFDADNGGALLWQHLFWFFGHPEVYIVALPFFGIITEVIPTFSRKPVFGYKPLVGATLAIGALSLTVWAHHMFATGAVLLPFFSFLSFLIAVPTGIKFFNWIGTMWRGSITFQTPMLFAIGFLVTFLFGGLSGVLLASPPIDFHVSDSYFVVAHFHYVLFGTIVFAVYAGVYYWFPKMTGRMMDERLGKVHFWLTFIGFNTTFLVQHWLGAEGMPRRYADYLATDGFATLNTVSTIGAFILGASTLPFAWNVWKSYKLGRVVTVDDPWGYGGSLEWATSCPPPRHNFLELPRIRSERPAFDLKFPDYAPGAKPVARASQKEVSSSK from the coding sequence ATGCTGAGCCTGATCCGGACGACGGACGCGAAGACCATCGGCATCCTCTACATGGTCACGTCGTTCCTCTTCTTCGCGATCGGCGGCCTGCTGGCCCTGCTGATGCGCGCGGAGCTGGCTCGGCCGGGGCTGCAGTTCCTCACCAACGAGCAGTACAACCAGCTGTTCACCATGCACGGCACGATCATGCTGTTGCTGTTCGCGACGCCGATGGTGTTCGCGTTCGCCAACTACATCGTGCCGCTGCAGATCGGGTCGCCGGACGTGGCGTTCCCGCGGCTGAACGCGTTCTCGTTCTGGCTGTTCGCCTTCGGCGGCACGATCGTGGTGCTCGGCTTCATCACGCCGGGCGGCGCCGCCGACTTCGGCTGGTTCGCGTACGCGCCGCTCAACTCCGCGGTCAACTCGCCGGGCGCCGGCGCCGACATGTGGATCGTCGGCCTGATGATCTCCGGTCTGGGGACCATCCTCGGCTCGGTCAACATGGTCACCACGATCATGACGCTGCGCGCTCCTGGCATGACGATGTTCCGGATGCCGATCTTCACCTGGAACATCCTGATCACCGCGCTGCTCGCGCTGATGGTCTTCCCGGTGCTGGCCGCCATGCTCGCCGCGCTGACCGCCGACCGGCACCTCGGTGCGCGGGTCTTCGACGCGGACAACGGAGGTGCGCTGCTCTGGCAGCATCTGTTCTGGTTCTTCGGCCATCCCGAGGTCTATATCGTGGCGTTGCCGTTCTTCGGCATCATCACCGAGGTCATCCCGACCTTCAGCCGTAAGCCGGTGTTCGGCTACAAGCCGCTGGTCGGCGCCACGCTGGCGATCGGCGCGCTGTCGCTGACCGTGTGGGCCCACCACATGTTCGCCACCGGCGCCGTGCTGCTGCCGTTCTTCAGCTTCCTGTCGTTCCTGATCGCCGTACCGACCGGCATCAAGTTCTTCAACTGGATCGGCACGATGTGGCGCGGGTCGATCACCTTCCAGACACCGATGCTGTTCGCGATCGGCTTCCTGGTGACGTTCCTGTTCGGTGGCCTGTCCGGCGTACTGCTGGCCTCGCCGCCGATCGACTTCCACGTCTCCGACTCGTACTTCGTGGTCGCGCACTTCCACTACGTGCTCTTCGGCACCATCGTGTTCGCCGTGTACGCCGGCGTCTACTACTGGTTCCCCAAGATGACCGGCCGGATGATGGACGAGCGGCTCGGCAAGGTGCACTTCTGGCTGACCTTCATCGGCTTCAACACCACGTTCCTGGTGCAGCACTGGCTCGGCGCCGAAGGCATGCCGCGCCGCTACGCCGACTATCTCGCGACCGACGGCTTCGCCACCCTGAACACCGTGTCCACCATCGGCGCCTTCATCCTCGGCGCGTCGACGCTGCCGTTCGCCTGGAACGTCTGGAAGTCGTACAAGCTCGGCCGCGTGGTCACCGTGGACGACCCGTGGGGCTACGGCGGCTCGCTGGAGTGGGCCACCTCGTGCCCGCCTCCTCGGCACAACTTCCTTGAGCTGCCGCGGATCCGTTCCGAGCGGCCGGCCTTCGACCTGAAGTTCCCCGACTACGCACCAGGCGCCAAGCCAGTCGCCCGCGCGTCCCAGAAGGAAGTAAGCAGCTCCAAGTAG
- a CDS encoding DUF559 domain-containing protein — MTIPYRQIRGLTADDGLISSADLTRVMSSREIQRLITLGALTRVVQGVYAPAQTSVDIAVKLRALDRNEPGRLIGCFATAAEILGVGVIVDETVHVIPRSGRPDHYEGVRAHRMHLQDDDVAQCGAVHVTAPARTAADLARLSDRLDAIAVLDAAMRKWPTLPAQISAVLERADGLRGVRQARELLRLADPGAESPMESRARLRFHDGGLPPPQTQVIVRDEYGEMRLDCGWPEEQVAAEYDGAAHDDAVSRRADRHRHNRLRALGWEVFVFTDIDVYQQPQRMCALIKTALAVRGAVRRAS, encoded by the coding sequence ATGACTATTCCGTATCGACAGATTCGCGGCCTCACCGCGGACGACGGGCTGATCAGCTCAGCTGACCTCACCCGTGTGATGTCCAGCAGAGAGATCCAGCGACTAATCACCCTCGGTGCACTCACCAGGGTCGTTCAGGGTGTGTACGCTCCGGCGCAGACGAGCGTCGACATCGCGGTGAAACTGCGCGCACTCGACCGCAACGAGCCCGGCCGGTTGATCGGCTGTTTCGCCACCGCAGCAGAGATCCTTGGAGTCGGCGTCATCGTTGACGAGACGGTACACGTCATTCCGCGCAGCGGCAGGCCGGACCACTACGAAGGCGTACGCGCGCATCGCATGCATCTGCAGGACGACGATGTCGCGCAGTGCGGTGCCGTTCATGTCACGGCGCCGGCGCGTACGGCGGCCGATCTGGCGCGACTGTCCGATCGGCTGGATGCGATCGCGGTTCTTGACGCGGCGATGCGAAAATGGCCAACCTTGCCGGCACAGATCTCGGCGGTCCTCGAGCGTGCCGATGGCCTGCGTGGTGTCAGGCAGGCACGTGAGCTGCTTCGACTCGCTGACCCCGGAGCCGAGTCACCGATGGAGAGCCGCGCGAGGCTCCGGTTCCATGATGGCGGACTGCCGCCTCCTCAGACCCAGGTGATCGTGCGGGACGAGTACGGCGAGATGCGGCTGGATTGCGGCTGGCCGGAGGAGCAGGTGGCGGCCGAGTACGACGGAGCCGCCCACGACGACGCTGTCAGCCGGCGTGCCGATCGTCACCGCCACAACAGGCTGCGTGCGCTCGGCTGGGAAGTCTTCGTCTTCACCGACATCGACGTCTACCAGCAACCTCAGCGCATGTGCGCACTGATCAAGACCGCCTTGGCAGTGCGTGGCGCCGTTCGGCGGGCCAGTTAG
- a CDS encoding DUF4188 domain-containing protein produces MADINEGRWTAQVDEEIVVFLIGMRFNKLRAVTKWWPVFTAMPGMLKELMSDPESGLLNYHMHVGWRSITLVQYWRGVDDLTAYASDQDRKHRPAWLDFFRNRFKGAPVGFWHETYVVKPGTTEQVYGNMPAYGMAKATKAVRVGKQHDSARQRLAA; encoded by the coding sequence GTGGCGGATATCAACGAGGGCCGGTGGACGGCGCAGGTGGACGAGGAGATCGTCGTCTTCCTCATCGGCATGCGGTTCAACAAGCTGCGCGCGGTCACCAAGTGGTGGCCGGTGTTCACCGCGATGCCAGGCATGCTGAAGGAGCTGATGTCCGATCCGGAGAGCGGCCTGCTCAACTACCACATGCACGTCGGTTGGCGCAGCATCACGCTCGTCCAGTACTGGCGCGGTGTCGACGACCTGACCGCGTACGCCAGCGACCAGGACAGAAAACACCGGCCGGCCTGGCTCGACTTCTTCCGCAACCGGTTCAAGGGCGCTCCGGTCGGCTTCTGGCACGAGACATACGTCGTCAAGCCGGGCACCACCGAGCAGGTCTACGGCAACATGCCGGCCTACGGGATGGCCAAGGCGACCAAGGCCGTACGCGTCGGCAAGCAGCACGACTCGGCCCGCCAGCGGCTGGCCGCCTGA
- a CDS encoding MFS transporter translates to MLAGSLRQVACRPLERRPAAPDHEDVTTTSTRTRRRTLIHPAWLVAGVAFLAVIGAAGFRSTPGVMVTPLQQEFGWSTGAISAAVSVNLVLYGVTSPFATALMERFGPRRVVAMALLTVAIGSGATVFMTATWQLVLCWGILVGLGTGSMALGFAALVTDRWFVARRGLVIGLLTAAGATGQLVFLPLLSTLAVNSGWRAAALAVTAIALIAVPLVWWRLRDRPEDIGVLPYGATEPIEAKPAGGGALRAVTALGMAAKKPVFWLLAASFAICGATTNGLVQIHFIPAAHDHGMGETTSASLLAVIGIFDIVGTVLSGWLTDRFDSRLLLIVYYTGRGLSLLVLPALFAATIRPDMVVFIVFYGLDWVATVPPTVALCRRFFGTDGPVVFAWVLASHQVGAGIASVTAGYVRDALGNYDLVWYVAGMLSILAAIIVLAIQRRPRTAVVAG, encoded by the coding sequence ATGCTGGCCGGATCATTGCGACAAGTGGCCTGCCGGCCACTGGAGCGACGGCCGGCGGCTCCGGATCATGAGGACGTGACGACCACATCAACGCGTACGCGCCGCCGTACGCTGATCCATCCTGCCTGGCTCGTCGCCGGTGTCGCCTTCCTGGCGGTCATCGGCGCGGCCGGCTTCCGCTCCACGCCTGGCGTGATGGTGACGCCGCTCCAGCAGGAGTTTGGCTGGTCCACCGGCGCGATCTCGGCAGCCGTCTCGGTCAACCTCGTCCTCTACGGTGTGACCTCGCCGTTCGCGACCGCGCTGATGGAGCGCTTCGGACCACGGCGCGTCGTCGCGATGGCCCTGCTGACCGTGGCGATCGGCAGCGGCGCGACGGTGTTCATGACCGCCACCTGGCAGCTCGTCCTGTGCTGGGGGATCCTGGTCGGCCTCGGCACCGGCTCGATGGCGCTCGGCTTCGCCGCACTGGTCACCGACCGCTGGTTCGTCGCGCGCCGCGGCCTGGTGATCGGCCTGCTCACCGCCGCCGGCGCGACCGGCCAGCTCGTCTTCCTGCCACTGCTGTCCACGCTCGCTGTCAACAGCGGCTGGCGCGCGGCGGCGCTCGCCGTCACCGCGATCGCGCTCATCGCCGTGCCGCTCGTCTGGTGGCGGCTCCGCGACCGTCCGGAGGACATCGGCGTGCTGCCGTACGGCGCGACCGAGCCGATCGAGGCCAAGCCGGCCGGCGGCGGCGCGCTCCGCGCGGTCACGGCACTCGGCATGGCCGCGAAGAAGCCGGTGTTCTGGCTGCTCGCGGCCAGCTTCGCGATCTGCGGCGCGACCACCAACGGACTCGTCCAGATCCACTTCATCCCGGCCGCGCACGACCACGGAATGGGGGAGACCACGTCGGCCAGCCTGCTCGCGGTGATCGGCATCTTCGACATCGTCGGTACGGTCCTGTCCGGCTGGCTCACCGACCGCTTCGACTCGCGCCTGCTGCTGATCGTCTACTACACCGGCCGCGGCCTGTCGCTGCTCGTACTGCCGGCGCTGTTCGCCGCGACGATACGGCCGGACATGGTCGTTTTCATCGTGTTCTACGGCCTGGACTGGGTCGCCACTGTGCCGCCGACGGTCGCGTTGTGCCGCCGTTTCTTCGGCACCGACGGGCCGGTCGTCTTCGCCTGGGTCCTCGCCTCGCACCAGGTCGGCGCCGGCATCGCGTCGGTGACGGCCGGATACGTACGCGACGCGCTCGGCAACTACGACCTGGTCTGGTACGTCGCCGGCATGCTCAGCATCCTCGCGGCGATAATCGTGCTCGCCATCCAACGCCGGCCGCGTACGGCCGTAGTGGCTGGGTGA
- a CDS encoding DEAD/DEAH box helicase produces MAFSFRGITDRVKRVLQRPGTVNLAPYRALLSEVEERAEEIKDLSDEKLADAFADLKGYIDEGLDVRADVCALGREAAERGIGERPYDVQLIGALAMMDGNVAEMATGEGKTLTAVLAAAGFHVQGKRVHVLTVNDYLARRDAEWMGPIYQLLGMSVAYVIAGSSPEQRREAYKCDVTYVTATEAGFDYLRDHLVTSVDDIVQQPFDTAIVDEADSLLVDEARVPLVLGGSVAHTDDTLASTAELVRGLKPGLHYRIEDDGRNVQLTDAGAAVVEEILGAEHEANAEVAEKLAETDEKLLEAAEKVAEESVRSANDEDDDAKAEAEADADADDDADDEVEAEADEEPEPKRFNLYAPENLPRLTAINLALHAEALLRRDVDYIVRDGKVRLVNEFRGRIAELQRWPDGLQAAVEAKEALASTDAGEVLSNITMQALLKLYGTVCGMTGTAVPAAEELREFYNLEVAVIPLHRENVRIDEPDRVYASLAEKETAAIDEVKKAHEDGRPVLIGTLDVAESERLGQALADAGLECSVLNAKNDAEEARIIAEAGTYGAITVSTQIAGRGVDIRLGGSDQTDRDRIVELGGLYIIGVGRHESRRVDNQLRGRAGRQGDPGESVFFVSVNDNLVQSYGRDALPPPQLPDEDGQLRDPALQRAIEHAQRVSEGVFLQIHRNTWRYNYLIEQQRQVVHSRRDDVLRTPATIERLEDRCGERYDELVKEFDLERVTEAARQIELYHLDRAWADHLATLSDIREGVHLRALGRLDPLDEFHREAIPAFEQMLAEVEEKVEKTFTEVPFDSDGKPELEEVGLTRATTTWTYVIKENPFGSEWERALQTFRRRA; encoded by the coding sequence ATGGCCTTCTCGTTCCGCGGAATCACCGACCGGGTCAAGCGCGTGCTGCAGCGTCCCGGCACGGTCAACCTCGCTCCCTACCGCGCACTGTTGTCCGAGGTCGAGGAACGCGCCGAGGAGATCAAGGATCTCTCCGACGAGAAGCTGGCCGACGCGTTCGCCGACCTCAAGGGTTACATCGACGAGGGCCTGGACGTACGAGCCGATGTCTGCGCGCTCGGTCGTGAGGCGGCTGAGCGCGGCATCGGCGAGCGGCCATACGACGTGCAGCTGATCGGCGCGCTGGCGATGATGGACGGCAACGTGGCCGAGATGGCCACCGGTGAGGGCAAGACGCTCACCGCCGTGCTCGCCGCCGCCGGCTTCCACGTGCAGGGCAAGCGCGTGCACGTCCTCACCGTCAACGACTACCTGGCGCGCCGCGACGCCGAGTGGATGGGCCCGATCTACCAGCTGCTCGGCATGTCCGTCGCGTACGTCATCGCCGGCTCCAGTCCGGAGCAGCGGCGCGAGGCCTACAAGTGCGACGTCACGTACGTCACCGCCACCGAGGCCGGCTTCGACTACCTGCGCGACCACCTGGTGACCAGCGTCGACGACATCGTGCAGCAGCCGTTTGACACCGCGATCGTGGACGAGGCCGACTCGCTGTTGGTCGACGAGGCCCGGGTGCCGCTGGTGCTCGGTGGCTCGGTCGCGCACACCGACGACACGCTCGCCTCCACCGCCGAGCTGGTACGCGGCCTCAAACCCGGCCTGCACTACCGGATCGAGGACGACGGTCGCAACGTCCAGCTGACCGACGCCGGCGCCGCGGTCGTCGAGGAGATCCTCGGTGCCGAGCACGAGGCCAATGCCGAGGTGGCCGAGAAGCTCGCCGAGACCGACGAGAAGCTGCTCGAGGCAGCGGAGAAGGTCGCCGAGGAGAGCGTACGGTCAGCCAACGACGAGGATGACGACGCCAAGGCCGAAGCCGAGGCCGACGCCGATGCTGATGACGACGCTGACGACGAGGTCGAGGCCGAGGCCGACGAGGAGCCGGAGCCGAAGCGCTTCAACCTGTACGCGCCGGAAAACCTGCCGCGGCTGACCGCGATCAACCTCGCGCTGCACGCCGAGGCGCTGCTGCGCCGCGATGTCGACTACATCGTGCGCGACGGAAAAGTGCGGCTGGTCAACGAGTTCCGCGGCCGGATCGCCGAGCTGCAGCGCTGGCCCGACGGCCTGCAGGCGGCCGTCGAGGCCAAGGAGGCGCTGGCCTCCACCGACGCCGGCGAGGTGCTGTCCAACATCACCATGCAGGCCTTGCTGAAGCTCTACGGCACGGTCTGCGGCATGACCGGCACCGCCGTACCAGCCGCCGAGGAGCTGCGCGAGTTCTACAACCTCGAGGTCGCGGTCATCCCGCTGCACCGGGAAAACGTACGCATCGACGAGCCCGACCGCGTGTACGCATCGTTGGCGGAGAAGGAAACCGCGGCGATCGACGAGGTCAAGAAGGCGCACGAAGACGGCCGGCCGGTGCTGATCGGCACGCTGGACGTGGCCGAGTCCGAGCGGCTCGGCCAGGCGCTGGCCGACGCCGGCCTGGAATGTTCGGTGCTCAACGCGAAAAACGACGCCGAGGAGGCGCGGATCATCGCCGAGGCCGGCACGTACGGCGCGATCACCGTGTCGACGCAGATCGCCGGCCGCGGTGTCGACATCCGGCTGGGCGGCAGCGACCAGACCGACCGTGACCGGATCGTCGAGCTCGGCGGCCTCTACATCATCGGCGTCGGCCGGCACGAGAGCCGCCGCGTCGACAACCAGCTGCGTGGCCGCGCCGGCCGGCAGGGTGACCCCGGCGAGTCGGTGTTTTTCGTCAGTGTCAACGACAATCTCGTGCAGAGCTATGGCCGCGACGCGCTGCCGCCGCCGCAGCTGCCGGACGAGGACGGCCAGCTGCGCGACCCCGCGCTGCAGCGCGCGATCGAGCACGCGCAGCGGGTCAGTGAAGGTGTTTTCCTGCAGATCCACCGAAACACCTGGCGTTACAACTACCTGATCGAGCAGCAGCGCCAAGTGGTGCACAGCCGCCGCGACGACGTGCTGCGTACGCCCGCCACCATCGAACGCCTCGAGGACCGCTGCGGCGAGCGCTATGACGAGCTCGTCAAGGAGTTTGACCTGGAGCGCGTCACCGAGGCGGCCCGGCAGATCGAGCTGTATCACCTCGACCGCGCCTGGGCCGACCATCTCGCCACGCTGTCCGACATCCGCGAAGGCGTCCACCTGCGCGCTCTCGGCCGGCTCGACCCGCTGGACGAGTTTCACCGCGAGGCGATCCCGGCTTTCGAGCAGATGCTCGCCGAGGTCGAGGAGAAGGTGGAGAAGACCTTCACCGAGGTGCCGTTCGACTCCGACGGCAAGCCGGAGCTGGAGGAGGTCGGTCTGACCCGCGCGACCACCACCTGGACGTACGTCATCAAGGAAAACCCGTTCGGCTCGGAGTGGGAGCGCGCACTGCAGACCTTCCGCCGCCGCGCCTAG